Proteins from a genomic interval of Trichoderma breve strain T069 chromosome 2, whole genome shotgun sequence:
- a CDS encoding nitronate monooxygenase domain-containing protein, with protein sequence MPFNTELTRRLGIRVPVIQGGLMHVGTADLASAVSNGGGLGIITALISPTPEALRAEIQRCRTLTDKPFGVNLTLLPSLLPPDYPAYAQAIIDEGVKIVETAGNSPGPVIRQLKAAGITVLHKCTTIRHAQSAIKLGVDFLSIDGFECAGHVGESDITNFILLSRARQTLNTPFIASGGFADGQGLAAALVLGACGINMGTRWVATVESPVHVNIKEAIVKGQETDTTLLLRRWTNTTRLYKNKVATDALKIERESKSGEFSEVAPYVSGKRGKEVFINGDPEYGVWTTGQVMGLIHDIPTCGELCARIEKEAETALREKLALIVSDSKL encoded by the exons ATGCCTTTCAACACCGAGCTCACCCGCCGTCTAGGCATTCGCG TCCCCGTCATCCAAGGCGGCCTCATGCACGTCGGTACCGCAGACCTCGCGTCCGCAGTctccaacggcggcggcctgggcatcatcaccgccctcATCTCCCCCACGCCCGAAGCCCTGCGCGCCGAGATCCAGCGGTGCCGCACCCTCACCGACAAGCCCTTTGGCGTCAACCTGACCCTCCTCCCGTCCCTCCTCCCGCCCGACTACCCGGCCTACGCCCAGGCCATCATCGACGAGGGCGTCAAGATTGTCGAGACGGCCGGAAACTCGCCCGGCCCCGTGATCCGCCAGCTCAAGGCCGCGGGCATCACGGTGCTGCACAAGTGTACGACGATTCGTCATGCCCAGAGCGCGATCAAGCTGGGCGTTGACTTTTTGAGCATTGATGGGTTTGAGTGTGCGGGACATGTTGGCGAGAGCGACATTACGAATTTTATTTTGTTGAGCAGGGCGAGGCAGACGCTGAATACTCCGTTTATTGCTTCGGGAGGGTTTGCTGATGGGCAGGGACTTGCGGCGGCGCTGGTTCTGGGAGCTTGTGGTATCAACATGGGCACACG TTGGGTGGCCACGGTGGAAAGTCCGGTACATGTGAATatcaaggaggccatcgTCAAGGGCCAGGAGACGGACACGACGCTGTTGTTGAGACGCTGGACAAACACCACGAGGCTGTACAAGAACAAGGTTGCGACAGATGCGCTCAAGATTGAGAGGGAGAGCAAGTCAGGCGAATTCTCGGAAGTAGCGCCTTACGTCAGCggaaagagagggaaggaGGTGTTCATTAACGGTGACCCGGAATATGGC GTCTGGACGACAGGCCAGGTCATGGGTCTTATTCACGACATCCCGACTTGCGGCGAACTGTGTGCTCGTATTGAGAAGGAGGCGGAGACTGCGCTGAGGGAGAAGCTGGCTTTGATTGTGTCTGATTCGAAGCTATAA
- a CDS encoding fungal specific transcription factor domain-containing protein, with the protein MLPLQTIDGPAVLPPPDQSSALAIAEVGENRNQKPKTLPCKYCSKRFRRVEHVQRHERTHTKEKPFSCGWDRCGKTFGRRDLLVRHEKLVHLNEGHKDVSRPRKLSGTSMHKPSLSDGHVDLDVMGIHRLRPPPPPPPTTTTLLPPQPSPPQQQQQHQPQAPPPPYHHHGSMSSDPGSHHLGQQDPQAAARTAACNLDLLSDAALASEVNTIQPLLNGMPQQPPTHARVKSYPDTIEGYADRARADPPILAAAFGPQPQQPAYEDYNLFLDDYTTPQHFLPPHFEPDQQMNFFARSPAVFQRGGSKPSSQLPSRFGSLAPDVQEPSSRLHEETSRSPLRISVVDHGVIKNRLEEFSSVLPTDFVFPSRYTLTRFLEGYIGGFHEQLPFLHLPTLSPTELAPELLLAILSVGAQYRFESKRGYALWYAAKAIAMEQIRRRHSSEIHALLPNASSYSPHSTRPSPSTSYRHSFASAQSERPITQDTHREPYSPNTPQSRLETIQAVLLLFSSTLAILIREEGLTEDISQASVTDWDAWIKREGATRTKLIAYSFFNLCSIAYDLPPLLVTSELRLSLPLPARLWRAETAWQWQELRQSTPMVEITVHEAIARLFGRTNQGLPNHLSSLGFYVLIHVLIQHVYFLKQTSLAAGLPFETQRTLKPEDVEEVTQALRVWHTTVEQHHYLLATGSGPFASTDFSPGGLLAYNATALLRLAYIRLYSDAPPCRELQTRDSMLMASAMISTPLVVRSVRLHGAVFQAVHALSMLVKAGVNYVARTKSTEWSIQHSLCNFECALLLAKWLLTLASLTPSDAPISLDERNLLETVRRMLDETEFAVPMETATTDPMKLRQLASAVVRLWAETFKGTHIFDMIKTMGASLDGYADLVDKPRDRVALAPATSIN; encoded by the exons ATGCTCCCGCTCCAGACCATCGACGGCCCGGCCGTTCTGCCACCGCCAGACCAATCCAGTGCCCTCGCAATTGCCGAGGTGGGCGAGAATCGCAACCAGAAGCCCAAGACATTGCCTTGCAAGTACTGTAGCAAGCGCTTCAG ACGCGTTGAACATGTCCAGAGACATGAGAGGACTCATACCAAAGAGAAGCCTTTCTCATGTGGCTGGGACCGTTGTGGGAAAACCTTTGGGCGACG CGATCTTCTCGTCCGGCACGAGAAGCTTGTTCACCTAAACGAAGGGCATAAAGATGTCTCCAGGCCAAGGAAGCTCTCTGGCACGTCCATGCACAAGCCATCTCTGTCCGATGGCCATGTCGACCTCGATGTCATGGGGATTCACAGGTTGCGGCCAccccctccgcctcctcctacCACAACCACACTGCTACCCCCTCAGCCATCACCgccgcaacagcaacagcagcatcagccccAGGCGCCTCCACCgccatatcatcatcacggcTCCATGAGTTCAGATCCTGGaagtcatcatcttggccagcaagATCCGCAAGCAGCAGCGCGAACTGCAGCTTGCAATCTTGATCTCCTTTCCGATGCTGCGTTGGCAAGCGAGGTCAACACTATCCAGCCCTTGCTCAACGGCATGCCCCAGCAGCCTCCAACTCACGCTAGAGTCAAGAGTTATCCGGATACTATTGAGGGATATGCGGATCGTGCGAGAGCAGACCCACCAATTCTCGCAGCTGCATTTGGTCcacagcctcagcagccagCGTACGAGGATTACAACCTGTTCCTTGACGATTACACGACGCCGCAGCATTTCCTCCCTCCACACTTTGAGCCTGACCAGCAGATGAACTTCTTTGCTCGATCTCCGGCCGTGTTTCAACGTGGGGGCTCAAAGCCGAGTTCACAGCTTCCCTCCCGCTTCGGGTCTCTTGCGCCTGATGTGCAAGAGCCGAGCTCTCGACTGCACGAGGAGACTTCGCGTTCCCCCCTACGCATCTCGGTAGTTGACCACGGCGTCATAAAGAACCGTCTGGAAGAGTTCTCGTCTGTGCTGCCGACTGATTTCGTCTTCCCTTCTCGCTATACGCTCACCCGCTTCTTGGAGGGATACATTGGGGGCTTCCATGAGCAGCTGCCTTTTTTGCATTTGCCTACGTTGTCACCCACTGAACTCGCACCAGAGCTACTTCTTGCCATCTTGTCCGTTGGAGCACAGTACAGGTTCGAGAGTAAGAGAGGATATGCCCTCTGGTATGCAGCAAAAGCCATTGCAATGGAGCAGATACGACGAAGACATAGCTCGGAAATCCATGCCCTCCTGCCAAACGCATCATCTTATAGCCCTCACTCCACGCGGCCTTCTCCTAGCACGTCTTACCGGCATTCCTTTGCTTCAGCGCAGTCGGAGAGACCGATTACTCAAGACACGCATCGGGAGCCTTA TTCTCCCAACACGCCCCAGTCTAGATTGGAAACAATTCAGGCCGTCTTACTCTTATTCTCT AGCACCCTGGCCATCTTGATTAGAGAAGAGGGGCTTACTGAAGACATCAGCCAAGCAAGCGTCACGGATTGGGATGCTTGGATTAAGCGCGAAGGGGCCACCAGGACTAAGCTGATTGCTTActccttcttcaacctttGCAGTATTGCATATGACTTGCCGCCTCTGTTGGTCACGTCGGAACTCAGActctctttgcctctcccTGCTAGACTTTGGAGAGCGGAGACTGCTTGGCAGTGGCAAGAGCTGCGGCAGTCTACTCCAATGGTGGAGATTACCGTTCACGAGGCCATTGCCCGGCTGTTTGGCCGGACGAACCAGGGGCTGCCAAACCATCTATCATCACTAGGCTTCTATGTGCTCATTCATGTGCTCATCCAGCACGTATATTTCTTGAAGCAAACTTCGCTAGCAGCCGGCTTGCCGTTTGAAACACAGCGCACCTTGAAGCCGGAAGATGTGGAAGAAGTCACCCAGGCGCTGCGGGTATGGCATACTACGGTCGAACAGCATCATTATCTCCTTGCCACAGGATCAGGACCCTTTGCCAGCACAGACTTTTCCCCTGGTGGCCTGTTGGCCTACAACGCGACAGCTCTTCTGCGCCTCGCGTACATTCGGCTATACAGCGATGCTCCTCCATGCAGAGAGCTGCAGACAAGAGATTCGATGCTGATGGCATCAGCCATGATTTCCACACCACTGGTGGTGCGCAGCGTGCGACTCCATGGGGCAGTGTTTCAAGCCGTCCATGCATTGTCTATGCTGGTCAAGGCCGGTGTCAACTATGTTGCGAGGACCAAATCTACAGAGTGGAGCATACAGCATTCAT TATGTAACTTTGAATGCGCCCTTCTTCTAGCCAAGTGGCTCTTGACGCTGGCGTCTCTTACACCGTCTGATGCTCCCATCAGCCTTGATGAAAGGAACCTCTTGGAAACAGTGAGGAGGATGTTGGACGAAACCGAATTCGCTGTCCCC ATGGAAACTGCAACGACAGACCCCATGAAGTTGAGACAGCTGGCGAGTGCAGTAGTACGCCTCTGGGCTGAGACTTTCAAGGGCACGCACATCTTTGACATGATCAAGACAATGGGCGCCAGCTTGGATGGGTACGCTGATCTGGTGGACAAGCCGAGGGATCGCGTTGCCTTGGCACCAGCTACGAGCATAAATTGA
- a CDS encoding mRNA capping enzyme domain-containing protein, translating to MASRSDPDSSPPARRSHKRSAEDDVNDDLPQPYNANSLQAPKRRAISPSEQPRKLKRPGARARFSEAEREAIRLRQIERDRQAAQAAASQAAEENKIRGINDVVREHYNSVPERGRDWRTRESKIKGLRVFNNWVKSCIIQRYSPDEDHTPGSREMGRSSGRELLVLDIGCGKGGDLSKWQQAPQPIQLYVGLDPANVSIEQARDRYRPPPRLFDARFHVKDCYSESIEDVEIIRQVGFDPSTMNRRGFDVVTMMFCMHYAFESEKHARTMLRNVAGALKKGGRFIGCIPNSDVLGERVRAFNAKMAAKREAKEVNGDGSTTPTSTPPPAAAEPEDGELEEGEAEPTAEWGNSIYRVRFPGKTPEDGVFRPAFGWKYNFFLDEAVEEVPEYVVPWEAFRALAEDFNLELQFHRPFLEIWETEKDDPELGPLSERMGVRERGGGRLLVSEDEMEAASLYVGFCFYKV from the exons ATGGCTAGCCGCTCCGACCCCGACTCTTCTCCCCCTGCGAGGAGAAGCCACAAGCGATCAGCTGAAGACGACGTCAACGACGATCTACCCCAGCCATACAATGCCAACTCCCTCCAGGCACCCAAGCGACGTGCCATATCTCCATCCGAGCAGCCGCGGAAGCTGAAGCGCCCAGGAGCGCGCGCTCGCTTCTCCGAGGCTGAGCGAGAGGCCATCCGCCTGCGCCAGATCGAACGCGATCGTCAAGCCGCCcaggccgccgcctcccagGCTGCGGAGGAAAACAAGATTCGAGGCATCAACGATGTCGTAAGAGAACACTACAACAGCGTGCCCGAGCGAGGACGCGACTGGCGCACCCGCGAGAGCAAGATCAAGGGCCTGCGCGTCTTCAACAACTGGGTCAAGAGCTGCATCATCCAGCGCTACTCGCCCGATGAAGACCACACGCCCGGATCGCGAGAAATGGGCCGGTCGAGCGGCAGGGAACTGCTTGTTCTCGATATTGGCTGCGGAAAGGGCGGTGATTTGAGCAAATGGCAGCAGGCTCCACAGCCCATCCAGCTCTACGTCGGACTTGACCCTGCCAACGTCAGTATTGAGCAGGCAAGAGACCGATACAG ACCTCCGCCTCGTCTCTTTGATGCGCGGTTCCACGTCAAGGATTGCTACTCGGAGAGCATTGAGGATGTGGAAATCATCCGGCAAGTCGGCTTTGACCCGTCTACCATGAACCGCCGTGGCTTCGACGTCGTCACCATGATGTTTTGCATGCACTACGCCTTTGAGTCCGAAAAGCACGCTCGCACCATGCTCCGCAATGTCGCCGGCGCGCTCAAGAAGGGCGGCCGCTTCATCGGCTGCATCCCCAACTCGGACGTGCTGGGCGAACGAGTACGTGCTTTCAATGCCAAAATGGCTGCCAAAcgcgaggccaaggaggtcAACGGCGACGGCTCTACAACTCCTACTTCTACACCGCCTCCCGCCGCGGCAGAGCCAGAGGACGGAGAACTTGAAGAGGGCGAGGCCGAACCAACGGCCGAATGGGGAAACTCAATCTACCGCGTGCGCTTCCCGGGTAAGACCCCCGAAGATGGTGTTTTTCGTCCCGCGTTTGGCTGGAAGTACAACTTCTTCCTAGATGAGGCCGTCGAGGAAGTCCCTGAATACGTCGTCCCCTGGGAGGCGTTCCGTGCGTTGGCCGAGGACTTCAACCTGGAGCTGCAATTCCACAGGCCCTTTTTGGAGATTTgggagacggagaaggaTGACCCGGAGCTTGGACCGCTGAGCGAGAGGATGGGAGTCCGTGAGAGAGGCGGCGGACGACTTCTCGTCTcggaggatgagatggaggccgCGAGCCTTTACGTCGGCTTTTGCTTTTACAAAGTATAG
- a CDS encoding EF hand associated domain-containing protein: protein MMLGISTMKICVCGDESTGKSSLIASLVKDQFMTNKIQPVLPQITIPPSIGTPENVTTTIVDTSARPQDRTTLRKEVRKCNVILLVYADHYSYERVALFWMPYFRSLGVNVPVVLCANKSDLVGQSSTSQVVEEEMLPVMAEFREIDSCIRTSAREHRNVNEVFFLCQKAVTHPIAPLFDYKEGHLKPSCVEALKRIFFLCDKNQDGYLDNNEMRDFQSRCFDKPLTDDDLENIKLSISKSLRGDVDLSKGINLKGFLQLNKMYAEKGRHETIWIILRKYHHTDSLSLEENFLHPKFEVPEFCSAELSPAGYRFFVDLFLLFDKDNDGGLNDEELEALFAPTPGLPSSWADSFPSSTVRNEGGYITLQGWLAQWSMTTFLEPKTTLEYLAYLGFEPPNPKEPITSALKVTKPRKRRRRPGRVERNVFHCYILGASGAGKSSLLDAFLNRPFDDLYHPTIKPRRAVNSVELPGGKQVYLIFEELGELEPAILENQAKLDACDLLCYTYDSSDPDSFSHIVDIRKKHPQLDELPSVYTALKADRDKTMQRSELQPDQYTSSLNMSSPLHVSVTWNSISELFVSLAEAAANPSTAFPKTDDDSPDRTSLYLTLGATACAAIAAVMIWRRSTNAM, encoded by the exons ATGATGCTAGGAATATCTACAA TGAAAATTTGCGTCTGCGGCGACGAGAGCACGGGCAAGTCGAGCCTGATTGCGTCTCTCGTCAAGGACCAGTTTATGACCAACAAGATCCAGCCTGTCCTGCCTCAAATCACCATTCCGCCAAGCATTGGAACACCAGAGAATGTCACTACGACAATTGTTGACACTTCAGCTCGACCCCAAGACCGAACGACGCTGCGTAAGGAGGTCCGGAAATGCAATGTCATTCTACTTGTGTATGCCGATCATTACAGCTACGAGCGTGTCGCCCTCTTCTGGATGCCCTACTTTAGATCACTGGGTGTCAATGTCCCAGTCGTTCTATGTGCGAACAAGTCGGATCTGGTGGGCCAGAGCAGTACGTCGCAAGtcgtcgaggaggagatgcttCCCGTCATGGCCGAATTTCGAGAGATCGACTCGTGTATCAGAACCAGCGCAAGGGAGCATCGCAACGTCAACGAAGTCTTCTTTTTGTGCCAAAAGGCCGTGACCCACCCGATTGCGCCCCTCTTCGATTACAAGGAAGGCCATCTCAAGCCTTCCTGCGTCGAGGCCTTGAAACgaatcttctttctctgcGATAAAAATCAGGATGGCTATCTGGATAATAATGAAATGCGAGACTTTCAATCTCGCTGCTTCGACAAGCCCCTTACGGACGATGACCTCGAAAACATCAAACTCTCCATATCAAAATCTCTAAGAGGTGATGTAGACTTGTCAAAGGGTATCAACCTGAAAGGCTTTCTGCAACTAAACAAAATGTATGCCGAAAAAGGCCGACACGAAACCATCTGGATCATCTTGCGCAAGTACCACCATACGGATAGCTTGAGCCTGGAAGAAAACTTTCTGCATCCCAAATTCGAGGTTCCAGAGTTTTGCTCGGCCGAGCTCAGTCCCGCAGGGTACCGCTTCTTTGTGGACTTATTCCTGTTATTCGACAAAGACAATGATGGTGGTCTCAATGACGAAGAGCTTGAGGCGCTCTTCGCTCCTACCCCTGGGCTGCCCTCTTCTTGGGCCGATTCTTTCCCATCCTCGACGGTTCGAAACGAAGGCGGATATATCACGTTACAAGGTTGGCTGGCCCAATGGAGCATGACGACGTTTCTAGAACCCAAGACAACTCTGGAGTACCTGGCATACCTCGGCTTCGAGCCTCCCAACCCAAAAGAACCCATCACCTCAGCACTCAAGGTTACGAAACCGCGCAAGAGGCGAAGGCGACCAGGGCGTGTTGAAAGGAATGTCTTCCACTGCTATATTCTCGGCGCGTCAGGAGCCGGCAAATCATCTCTCCTGGATGCTTTTCTGAACCGTCCGTTTGACGACTTGTACCATCCCACCATTAAGCCACGTCGAGCAGTCAACAGCGTGGAACTTCCTGGGGGAAAGCAGGTCTATCTCATTTTCGAGGAGCTCGGAGAGCTTGAGCCGGCCATTCTAGAGAACCAGGCAAAGCTGGACGCTTGCGACCTCCTTTGCTACACCTACGATTCATCCGACCCCGATTCGTTTTCTCACATTGTGGATATACGGAAAAAGCATCCCCAGCTAGACGAGCTGCCATCCGTTTACACCGCTCTCAAGGCAGACAGAGACAAAACCATGCAGCGGAGCGAGCTGCAGCCTGACCAGTACACGTCGTCTCTTAACATGAGCTCGCCCTTGCATGTCAGTGTCACATGGAACAGCATCAGTGAGCTTTTTGTCTCCCTTGCTGAGGCCGCGGCAAACCCAAGCACCGCATTCCCCAAGACTGACGACGACTCACCTGACCGGACAAGCTTGTATCTTACTCTGGGAGCGACGGCTTGTGCGGCGATTGCAGCTGTCATGATTTGGAGGCGGTCGACAAATGCCATGTAG